Within Corynebacterium jeddahense, the genomic segment TTCCTTAACCACAGTTCACCCGAGCGCCTTAGTATTCTCTACCTGACCACCTGTGTCGGTTTAGGGTACGGGCCGTACACGCACATCGCTAGAGGCTTTTCTCGGCAGTCCAGGATCACCAACATCACCCAACGTTTGGGCTACGCATCACGCCTCACACTTATTGACAGCCGCATTTGACATGCTGTCGTGCCACACGCTTGCACCGCAATCCAATAAGCGGCTCGGCTACCTCACTGCGTCACCCCATCACTGACCTACCACGGATCAGGCCCCACGCGTTACCACCAACTGATCATCAATGATGATCATGCCGGAGGGTCAGGGTGGTTAGTATCACCGCTTCGATACTGGGCGCGCGTATACGGGTACGGGAATATCAACCCGTTGACCATCGACTACGCCTGTCGGCCTCGCCTTAGGACCCGACTCACCCTGGGAAGACGAACTTGACCCAGGAACCCTTAGTCATCCGGCGGGCAAGATTCTCACTTGCCATTCGTTACTCATGCCTGCATTCTCACTCGCGTGCAGTCCACCGCGCCTTACGATACGGCTTCACCCCACACACGACGCTCCCCTACCCAACAAAACATTGTTGCCGCGGCTTCGGCGGTGTGCTTGAGCCCCACTACATTGTCGGCGCGGAACCACTCGACCAGTGAGCTATTACGCACTCTTTCAAGGGTGGCTGCTTCTAAGCCAACCTCCTGGCTGTCATCGCGATCCCACATCCTTTTCCACTTAGCACACCCTTAGGGGCCTTAACCGGCGATCTGGGCTGTTTCCCTCTCGACTATGAAGCTTATCCCCCACAGTCTCACTGCAATGCACCACTTCAACCGGCATTCGGAGTTTGGCTGACGTCGCTAAGATGATAGTCCCGCTCAACCAACCAGTAGCTCTACCTCCGGCAAGCTCACATCACGCTGCACCTAAATGCATTTCGGGGAGAACCAGCTATCACGGAGTTTGATTGGCCTTTCACCCCTACCCACAACTCATCCCCTCAGTTTTCAACCTAAGTGGGTTCGCGCCTCCACAACCTCTTACAGCTGCTTCACACTGGCCATGGGTAGATCACCCCGCTTCGGGTCCAGGACATGCCACTAACAACACCCTATTCGGATTCGCTTTCGCTACGACTACCCCACACGGGTTAACCTCGCGACATGCCGCTGACTCGCAGGCTCATTCTTCAAAAGGCACGCCATCACACACATACAGGTGCTCTGACGGATTGTAAGCGCATGGTTTCAGGAACTCTTTCACTCCCCTCCCGGGGTACTTTTCACCATTCCCTCACGGTACTTCATTCACTATCGGTCACACTGAGTATTCAGGCTTACCGGGTGGTCCCGGCAGATTCACAGCAGATTCCACGAGCCCGCTGCTACTCGGGAACATAAACAACACAACCACACATGCCTTCACGTACGGGACTTATCACCCACTCCGGTGCACCATCCCAGATGCTTCCGCTGACACACGCGCATCATGCTCACAGTTGACAGCCTGCGACATTCATGCCCCACAACACCGCACACGCAACCCCTGCCAGGTATCACACGCACACGGTTTAGCCACCATCCGCTATCGCTCGCCACTACACACGGAATCACAATTGTTTTCTTCTCCTACGGGTACTGAGATGTTTCACTTCCCCGCGTCAACCCCCACACAGGCTATGCATTCACCTGCAGGTAACACCACACAACTGGTGCTGGGTTTCCCCATTCGGACATCCTCGGATCAACGCTTTGTTGGCAACTCCCCGAGGCATAACGCAGCCTCACACGTCCTTCATCGGCTCAGCATGCCAAGGCATCCACCATACGCCCGTAACAAAACACACGGACACACAATCAGCGCACAAAACACTAAAACACAAAAAAGAAAGAAAAATAATGCTCGCGTCCACTATACAGTTCTCACACAACACCACCCCCCACAAGCACACCACCACCAAAAGCAGCAGCACACCCACGACAGGGGCACAATCAGGAACACACACACTCGTGCTGCCCCAGACACCCAACAGTGCACCAACAAACCACTTTTGCCACGCAACCAGGTCACTCAACCCACCACACACGCACACAAACCGTGTTCACGCTCAACCCCTTTGTGGTTGCTCCCTATCCACCCCACACACAATGAGGCAGGTGCGCATCCACTCCGGATTTCTCAAAATACAGGTGGCAGTCACACACTCGGTGACATCAACCACCACACCCACAACTGCGGGCAAACATAAAGCTCCTTAGAAAGGAGGTGATCCAGCCGCACCTTCCGGTACGGCTACCTTGTTACGACTTCGTCCCAATCGCCGATCCCACCTTCGACAGCTCCCTTTGACAGGCCACTGGCTTCGGGTGTTACCAACTTTCATGACGTGACGGGCGGTGTGTACAAGGCCCGGGAACGTATTCACCGCAGCGTTGCTGATCTGCGATTACTAGCGACTCCGACTTCATGGGGTCGAGTTGCAGACCCCAATCCGAACTAAGGCCGGCTTTCAGCGGTTAGCTCACCCTCACAGGCTCGCGGACGCGTTGTACCGACCATTGTAGCATGTGTGAAGCCCTGGACATAAGGGGCATGATGATTTGACGTCATCCCCACCTTCCTCCGAGTTAACCCCGGCAGTCTCTCATGAGTCCCCGGCCGAACCGCTGGCAACATAAGACAAGGGTTGCGCTCGTTGCGGGACTTAACCCAACATCTCACGACACGAGCTGACGACAACCATGCACCACCTGTACACCAACCACAAGGGAAACTACATCTCTGCAGCGATTCAGTGTATGTCAAGCCCAGGTAAGGTTCTTCGCGTTGCATCGAATTAATCCACATGCTCCGCCGCTTGTGCGGGCCCCCGTCAATTCCTTTGAGTTTTAGCCTTGCGGCCGTACTCCCCAGGCGGGGCGCTTAATGCGTTAGCTACGGCACGAACCCCGTGGAAGGGACTCACACCTAGCGCCCACCGTTTACGGCATGGACTACCAGGGTATCTAATCCTGTTCGCTCCCCATGCTTTCGCTCCTCAGCGTCAGTTACTGCCCAGAGACCTGCCTTCGCCATCGGTGTTCCTCCTGATATCTGCGCATTCCACCGCTACACCAGGAATTCCAGTCTCCCCTACAGCACTCAAGTTATGCCCGTATCGCCTGCAGTCCCGCAGTTAAGCTGCGGACTTACACAAACGACGCGACAAACCACCTACGAGCTCTTTACGCCCAGTAATTCCGGACAACGCTCGCACCCTACGTATTACCGCGGCTGCTGGCACGTAGTTAGCCGGTGCTTCTTCTCCAGGTACCGTCAATTACTCTTCGTCCCTAGCGAAAGGAGTTTACAACCCGAAGGCCGTCATCCCCCACGCGGCGTCGCTGCATCAGGCTTGCGCCCATTGTGCAATATTCCCCACTGCTGCCTCCCGTAGGAGTCTGGGCCGTATCTCAGTCCCAATGTGGCCGTACACCCTCTCAGGCCGGCTACCCGTCGACGCCTTGGTAGGCCATTACCCCACCAACAAGCTGATAGGCCGCGAGCTCATCCCACACCGAAAAAACTTTCCACCACACCATCCAAAATGCGGTCCTATCCGGTATTAGACCCAGTTTCCCAAGCTTATCCCGAAGTGCAGGGCAGATCACCCACGTGTTACTCACCCGTTCGCCACTCGAGTACCAGTGCAAGCACTGGCCTTTCCGTTCGACTTGCATGTGTTAAGCACGCCGCCAGCGTTCATCCTGAGCCAGGATCAAACTCTCCACAAAACGTTTCAACAAAACCAGTGAAACAGGCCGTGAAAAGCCCAAAACCCAACCAAAAAACAAACCAAACCAACACCACCACCAAAAGCAGCGGCATCAGACCTGGCAAAAAATCCAAAAATTACAAAGGTTCAACAACCAACCCCCACCCGACAGGGAAAACAGGGGTCAGCAAAAATACGCGAGAAAATCAACCAACCCGCGCACACCAAACCAAACAGCAGCATGATCCATCAATGGATTCAACCACACCACCACCGGCACACACCCAAACAAACACAAAGGATGCAAAACACAGTGCACACAAGGCAGGCAAACAACCCACGCAACAAAAGTACATTGGCACACTATCGAGTTCTCAAACAACACCAGCACACCCAAACCAACCCACACAACGCGAGCCAGCCTCAAGTGACTTTGGAATCCGCCAACGATCGTTTTCCTGCCCGCCACACAAACCAGGAGAATCTCACTCACCGGCGGGGCGTTGTCGGTCTCGCTGACTTGATATAAGTTACACACACCCCACGCACAACACAAACCCGCAGCTTGTACCGCGTTTTCATGTGCCGATAAACGCGCCTTCATTCGGCTTTGGATCGAGCTTTCCGGCGGCGTAAAGGGCGAGGAGCACTACGCCGAATGCCAAGATCACCGCGGCAATGACCAGGGAGGCGACGGCGAGCCTCCCGTTGGGTTCCCCACGGATGTCGAGCAGATCGCTCATGACGAAGTACATGAGGAAGGCGCACAAGATCGCCGGTGTACCGAACCGGATCCGGCTGCCGGCACCGCCGATAATGACTGCGAACGCACCCACGGCCGCCACGAGGATCGCGATGAGCGGGAGGCGCGGGAGGTCCAGCGCACCTGCCACGACGAGGTTCACCACACAGGCGAGCGCCAGGAAGATGAGAACGGACGCGGCGGCTGCGCCGACGGTGTTCGCGACCCAGGTCTTTCGCGGGATGCCGTAGGCCGCCGCGTGCTGCGGGCCCGGCGAATCCGCAGTCACGCTGGCGTGCGCGCAGTACCAGATGAGCAAGGGAAGCCCTGCCACGAACGTCCGGAACTCGACCTGTTCGATGAAGCTGGTCAGGTAGTAGGTGAGGTTAAGGGCACATGCGATGACCACCGCCCACAACAGGTGCGGCGACCAGATGACTTCGTACAGCAGGGAGCGGTCGCCGAGCTCTCCGGCACGACTGCTCTTGGTCTCTGCGGGTTCCGCCTGCGGCAGGTACCTCGCACCAAGCGCGCACCCCACCACGGCGGCGCCCAGCGCGCCAAGTACGCCAATCCAATCCGGCCTGCCCGACAGCCCTACCGCTGCCGAGACCAGTACGACGGGCACGGCCACCCAACCCACCGCCCGGAGCGCGCGCTGCCGCGGGATACCGTAGGCAGTGAACACGGACTCCTCCGGCAGCACGACCCCGAACAAGAACAGCGTCAGCATGGCCGGGCCGAAAAGCTGCACAAATACGTTGTCACGCCTCGACACAACCGCTGCGGTGAGCATTGCCCCGGCAGGGAGCATGTACAGCAGGCGCCACAGGGAACTGGCCGTGAACTGGTGACGGAGGAGTGCCGCGGGATTCATTTAAGACACCTCCAGGGCGTGCTCGATGAGGTCGTCGAAGTGGGCGGGGCGGGAATGACGCGGTGCGTCGTCGATAAGCAGTAGCTCGGGGCCCGAGACGGCGTAGGCGTCGGCGTCTCCGGGGAGGATGTGGCGGGCGACGCGGCCGTCGCGGCCGAGGATTGTGGCGGTGTCGAGGACTTTGGCTGCGTCTTCGATGTGGTGGGTGGCCATGACGATGGTGCGGCCGGTGTCGGCTTGGGCCAGGAGGTGGCGGTAGAACACGGTGGTGTTGTGGGTGTCGAGGCCGACCTAGGGTTCGTCGAGAAGCAAGAGCTCCGTGCGCGAGGCGAGGCCGACGACGATGGCGACCATCGCGCGCTGGCCGCGAGAGAGTTTCGAGTAGGTGGTGGCGAGGTCGAGGTTGAAGTCGCCAGCGAGCTCGTCAGCGAACGCCTGGTCCCAGCTGGGGTAGCGCAGGCTCGCGCCCTTGAGCACGTTTTTGGCGGACCAGGAGCCAGGGTAGGCGGTGTCGACGCCGGTGAGGCATGTGTTGTCCATGACGCGGGCGTTGTCGAAGGGCTGCTCGCCGAAGACCTCGATCGTGCCGGCGGTGGGTTTCATCTGCCCGCCGATGATGGAGAGCAGGGTGGATTTGCCCACACCGTTGCGGCCGAGGAGGCCGTGGATGCCGGGCCCTAGGTCGAGGTCAACGCCGGTGAGCACCTCTTTCTTGCCGAAGGAGCGGGTGAGATCGCGGGTGATAATTGTCATTGGTACATGCCTCTGCTTTCTGCGACGCGGTTGATGAGGTCGTGGAGTTCGGCGCGGGTGGTGCCGAGGTGGAGGGCTTCGTCGATGAGCGGGGCGACGAACTGGCCCGCAAACGCGTCGCGGCGCTGGGCCAGGATCCGCTCGCGGGCGCCGTCTGCGACGAACATGCCCAGGCCGCGGCGCTTTTCCAGCACGCCGGAATCCGCGAGCATTGCCAGTCCTTTGCGCGCCGTGGCCGGGTTAATTTCGTGGAACTGCGCGAGCTGGTTTTGCGACGGCGCCTGCTGGCCGGGGAGCAACGTGCCGTCCACGATCAGGTCCTCCACGAAACGTGCGACCTGGATGAAGAGCGGTTCGGAATCTGGGTTCATGACCCCTCGATCGGTGAGTCGGTTAGTTAGTGGAGTAACTAACTAGATAGCATACGGAGCCGTCGCAAAGCAACGGCTCATTGGTGGGCCCCGTGGTAAAAGGCGGGGATTTCGGGCAATATAGGACAGGTAAAAGACGTGAAAAAACGAAAAGAATCGGAATTTAGGAGCCATGATTGAACGCACACTCGTGTTCGTGGATACGTCGTACCTGCTTGCGAGCTTTTACAACTCGTGGGAGATCGGCGCGCGCGCACAGTTAGAAATTGACCTGCCCGAGGTTGTCGCAACCCTGGACAAAATGATTACGAACCAGCTGCATCAACCCATCCATAGGCAGTTCTGGTACGACGGCATCCCCGACACCGGCCCTCACCGCTATCAACGCGCGCTGCGCACATGCGACGGCGTACAGCTACGCACGGGCCAGCTCATTGAATGGGGGGAGCGCCGCACACAGAAGGGTGTGGACACCCGTCTCGTCGCCGACCTCGTGGTCAACGGGATGAGCGAGAAGTTCACCGACTTCGTCCTCGTCTCCGGCGACGCTGACATGATCCCGGGCGTCGAGGAGGTGACCAGCCGCGGCGGGCGCATGCACCTCTACGGCTTCGGCTGGGATTCCATGTCCTCGGCCCTGCGCCACGCGTGCGACACCACCACCATCCTCGACCCCCGCGAGGATTTCGCCGAAGCCATGCGCCTCCAGGTGCTCGAAGGCCCCCTCCCGCCGAGCATCAGGGAGCGCCCGCTTAACGACGCCACTCCGCTCGACGAGGCGGAAGGCCCCGTCGCTGTCCCAGGCTTGGGCCCGGAACCGCTGTCGCCGGAGGCGCCGGCCGCGTCCGACGCGACCGGGGACGCCGACACCGAGGCCCCGAGCGAGCAGGAGGAGGCGCAGGAGGCGCCGAAACCGTCCGACATCGTGGGCCAGCCCACCGCCCAGCAGCGCACGCACGAGCCCGACTCCCCCGAGGTAGACGAGCCGTCCGAGGCGCAGGTGGAGGCGAACAACGAGACGAACAAGCCGGGCAACCAGCACGTCTCCAGCGAGCCGGCGAGCCAGCAGGTAGTGCAGGCGGCACCGGAGGCGTCGCCAAGCGACAACGCCCCGGCGCCGAAGCCGGGACCGAAGCCCGCGCCGAAGCCGTCGATGATGGCGCCGCGGCGCAAGCTGCGCTCGCGCTACGTGCCGCTGCCGGAAGAGGTGTGGACCTCCGCGGGCTTCCAGACCCCTTACGACGTGGGGCAACAGTACGCGTCGTGGTGGTTCGAGAACGCGGCGTCGATGGAGCAGCGCGACAGCGCCCACCTACTCTCCGGCGGCGGGCTGCCGCCCGAGATTGACAGGCCGCTGCTGCAGTTCGCCTGCGAGACGCTGCACGAGTACACGCTCACCGAGACGC encodes:
- a CDS encoding NYN domain-containing protein; this encodes MIERTLVFVDTSYLLASFYNSWEIGARAQLEIDLPEVVATLDKMITNQLHQPIHRQFWYDGIPDTGPHRYQRALRTCDGVQLRTGQLIEWGERRTQKGVDTRLVADLVVNGMSEKFTDFVLVSGDADMIPGVEEVTSRGGRMHLYGFGWDSMSSALRHACDTTTILDPREDFAEAMRLQVLEGPLPPSIRERPLNDATPLDEAEGPVAVPGLGPEPLSPEAPAASDATGDADTEAPSEQEEAQEAPKPSDIVGQPTAQQRTHEPDSPEVDEPSEAQVEANNETNKPGNQHVSSEPASQQVVQAAPEASPSDNAPAPKPGPKPAPKPSMMAPRRKLRSRYVPLPEEVWTSAGFQTPYDVGQQYASWWFENAASMEQRDSAHLLSGGGLPPEIDRPLLQFACETLHEYTLTETQRVNLRDGFHSGIRSVLINIRHEQ
- a CDS encoding GntR family transcriptional regulator, giving the protein MNPDSEPLFIQVARFVEDLIVDGTLLPGQQAPSQNQLAQFHEINPATARKGLAMLADSGVLEKRRGLGMFVADGARERILAQRRDAFAGQFVAPLIDEALHLGTTRAELHDLINRVAESRGMYQ
- a CDS encoding ATP-binding cassette domain-containing protein: MTIITRDLTRSFGKKEVLTGVDLDLGPGIHGLLGRNGVGKSTLLSIIGGQMKPTAGTIEVFGEQPFDNARVMDNTCLTGVDTAYPGSWSAKNVLKGASLRYPSWDQAFADELAGDFNLDLATTYSKLSRGQRAMVAIVVGLASRTELLLLDEP